One Acinetobacter colistiniresistens DNA segment encodes these proteins:
- a CDS encoding SlyX family protein: MTKPQNFDDHASFSAPIEDLQVRIAFLDELVEQLNDQLAIQAKEIADLKKQMQILYQRVEASDLSEGIAPFDPMSDKPPHY, translated from the coding sequence ATGACTAAACCACAAAATTTTGATGATCACGCGTCATTTTCCGCACCCATTGAAGATTTGCAAGTCCGAATTGCATTTTTGGATGAATTAGTTGAACAATTGAATGATCAACTTGCGATTCAGGCCAAAGAGATTGCAGATTTGAAAAAACAAATGCAGATACTTTATCAACGGGTCGAGGCTTCAGATTTATCCGAAGGTATTGCTCCGTTTGACCCAATGAGTGATAAACCACCGCATTATTAA